A region from the Pelecanus crispus isolate bPelCri1 chromosome 11, bPelCri1.pri, whole genome shotgun sequence genome encodes:
- the FOXL3 gene encoding forkhead box L3, with product MFDNTQYPYNCFNYDGDDYPTCSSDEEKKFTRPAYSYIALIAMAIQQSPSNKVTLSGIYDFIMKKFPYYRSNQRAWQNSIRHNLSLNSCFVKVPRTEGNEKGKGNYWSFATGCESMLDLFENGNYRRRRRRRNVKREHKEQRPSRGKSPSSPDMSSTDSALNNISSSESKHERIESGPRLLEPHGFAPNSMTNRQSLSNSSLAKSDSEIKFSIDYILSAPDPLPVLRSQYNTQENKYHLLEAQQINLQFWTM from the exons ATGTTTGACAACACGCAGTACCCCTATAACTGCTTTAATTATGATGGGGATGATTATCCTACCTGTAGTTCTGACGAAGAGAAAAAATTCACCAGACCGGCATACAG ctaCATTGCCTTAATTGCAATGGCCATCCAGCAAAGTCCTTCAAATAAAGTCACCCTCTCTGGCATTTATGACTTTATAATGAAGAAATTTCCTTACTACAGATCAAATCAAAGAGCCTGGCAGAACTCCATCCGACATAACTTATCGCTTAACAGTTGTTTTGTAAAG gttCCCAGAACAGAAGGGAatgagaaggggaaaggaaactATTGGAGCTTTGCAACAGGATGCGAATCCATGCTGGATCTCTTTGAAAATGGGAATTATAGGCGAAgacggaggaggaggaatgtgAAGAGGGAACATAAGGAGCAGAGACCAAGCAGAGGGAAAAGTCCTTCATCTCCTGATATGTCTTCTACGGACTCTGCTTTAAACAACATTTCCTCTTCCGAAAGTAAACACGAAAGAATTGAATCGGGACCAAGACTACTGGAGCCTCATGGGTTTGCTCCAAACAGTATGACCAACAGGCAGAGCCTAAGCAATTCCTCCTTAGCAAAATCAGactctgaaattaaattcaGCATCGATTACATTCTTTCAGCCCCCGACCCTTTGCCTGTCCTGAGATCTCAGTATAATAcgcaagaaaataaatatcatcTACTGGAGGCGCAGCAAATTAATCTCCAGTTCTGGACAATGTGA